From a single Planococcus shenhongbingii genomic region:
- a CDS encoding phosphocarrier protein HPr has protein sequence MIEKNYTITSDEGLHARPASRLVQVVSPFTSEVKLEFKDKQVNMKSIMGVMSLGISKGKEIKIVADGKDEERLMAAVDELIVGEGLGV, from the coding sequence ATGATTGAGAAAAACTATACCATTACCAGCGATGAAGGGCTTCATGCACGCCCGGCTTCACGGCTTGTCCAAGTCGTGTCGCCCTTCACTTCTGAAGTGAAGCTTGAATTCAAAGACAAGCAAGTAAACATGAAATCAATTATGGGCGTAATGTCGCTCGGCATTTCAAAAGGCAAGGAAATCAAAATTGTTGCAGACGGCAAAGATGAAGAAAGATTAATGGCCGCTGTCGATGAATTGATTGTCGGCGAAGGTCTGGGAGTTTAA
- the rpoN gene encoding RNA polymerase factor sigma-54, with translation MELVLHQKQELNLFMTYKLRQAIELLQYSTYDLYQYLMEQEMENPLIELKEQKSSDLYEGTLNRSSITRSTSASAIEMKQSKEVCMRDKLMQQAEIFYRDVQDLKVIEYIIYNIDDNGYLNFAGNEQELSAVFNENEISRGIQLLQAVGPAGIGARNLKECLLLQVNDEFPDKELIECLIENFLELLANKKWEDIAARMGIPLGKVKEIHELMLTLNPRPCSFISDFSIQYVNPDIIVKPNGAGLSFYLNDGYLPEIHFNDQYSTLLNQNDETAKYLQEKYKSYQWLVSSLEKRSETINKIMQVLIKKQQRFFAEGLIALAPLTLKDVAEEIEMHESTVCRVTMNKFIQTPKGTFELRALFTSKLETSDGNSIAQTKVKMLLKSLIEGENKCQPLSDQKITDYFNEEKGIRVSRRTISKYREELNIPSSSRRKELTIK, from the coding sequence ATGGAACTTGTTCTTCATCAAAAACAAGAGCTGAATTTGTTTATGACATATAAGTTAAGGCAAGCTATTGAACTCTTACAGTATTCAACTTATGACCTTTATCAGTATTTGATGGAACAAGAAATGGAGAATCCTTTAATCGAATTGAAAGAGCAAAAAAGTTCTGATCTATACGAAGGGACCTTAAATAGAAGTTCAATCACTAGAAGTACTTCGGCTTCAGCAATTGAAATGAAACAAAGCAAAGAAGTGTGTATGAGAGATAAATTAATGCAGCAAGCCGAGATTTTCTATAGAGATGTACAGGACCTCAAAGTGATTGAATACATTATTTACAATATTGATGACAATGGGTACTTGAATTTTGCTGGAAATGAACAAGAACTTTCAGCGGTATTCAATGAAAACGAAATCAGCAGAGGAATTCAACTTCTGCAGGCGGTCGGTCCAGCGGGAATCGGAGCAAGAAATCTAAAAGAGTGCCTGCTGCTTCAGGTTAATGATGAATTTCCTGATAAAGAATTAATAGAATGTCTTATTGAGAATTTTTTGGAGTTACTGGCCAATAAGAAGTGGGAAGACATTGCAGCCCGGATGGGTATACCTTTAGGGAAAGTGAAAGAAATCCATGAATTGATGCTGACACTTAATCCTCGACCGTGTTCGTTTATCTCAGATTTTTCAATTCAATACGTAAATCCTGATATTATTGTGAAACCTAATGGAGCTGGCCTTTCTTTTTATCTGAACGATGGTTATTTGCCTGAGATTCATTTTAACGATCAGTATTCAACCTTATTAAACCAGAATGATGAGACAGCTAAGTATCTTCAGGAAAAATATAAAAGCTACCAATGGCTTGTAAGCAGCCTCGAAAAACGGAGCGAGACAATCAATAAAATTATGCAAGTACTTATAAAGAAACAGCAGAGGTTTTTTGCAGAAGGCCTTATTGCATTAGCTCCTTTGACATTGAAGGATGTTGCGGAAGAAATCGAGATGCATGAGTCAACGGTGTGCAGAGTAACGATGAACAAGTTTATTCAAACGCCTAAAGGAACTTTTGAACTTCGGGCATTATTCACCTCTAAATTAGAAACTTCGGATGGAAATTCTATCGCTCAAACAAAAGTGAAAATGCTTTTAAAAAGTTTAATAGAAGGAGAGAATAAATGCCAACCTTTATCCGATCAAAAAATTACGGATTATTTTAATGAGGAAAAAGGCATAAGGGTATCAAGGCGTACGATCAGCAAATATCGGGAAGAATTGAACATCCCTTCTTCAAGCAGAAGAAAGGAGCTAACTATAAAGTGA
- a CDS encoding GntR family transcriptional regulator: protein MLDKQSHIPMYVQIEEELKRRIERGEFPIGTAIPSERELTELFGVSRMTVRQSVTNLVNEGLLYREKGRGTFVASPKVEQPLNGLTSFTEDMKARGLTPGNKVINFEKGLPEPDIAKELQLGHGEEVYTVERIRYANEKPMAIERTYLPVKLFPQLSEEALAGSLYFLIEQEQKLVISHASQRMEAALVKQEEAELLQIGMPAAILIIERVSYLASGVPFEVVRSTYRADRYKFITEIQR from the coding sequence GTGCTAGACAAACAGTCGCACATACCGATGTATGTCCAAATTGAAGAAGAGCTGAAGCGCCGAATCGAACGGGGCGAATTTCCTATTGGGACAGCCATCCCATCGGAACGTGAGTTAACAGAACTGTTTGGCGTCAGCCGCATGACCGTGCGCCAGTCGGTTACCAATTTGGTGAACGAGGGTTTACTGTATCGGGAAAAAGGCCGTGGCACGTTCGTGGCTTCACCGAAAGTCGAGCAGCCCTTGAACGGTTTGACCAGTTTTACCGAAGACATGAAAGCGCGTGGATTGACACCGGGAAACAAAGTCATTAATTTTGAAAAGGGATTGCCCGAGCCGGATATTGCCAAGGAACTCCAGTTAGGGCACGGCGAGGAAGTCTACACAGTTGAGCGGATCCGCTATGCCAATGAAAAACCGATGGCGATTGAACGGACGTATCTTCCGGTCAAGCTGTTTCCGCAGCTTAGTGAAGAGGCACTTGCCGGATCGCTGTATTTCCTTATTGAACAAGAGCAGAAACTGGTCATCAGCCACGCTTCGCAGCGGATGGAAGCGGCGCTTGTTAAACAGGAAGAAGCGGAACTGCTGCAAATCGGCATGCCGGCAGCCATATTGATCATCGAAAGAGTCAGTTATTTGGCAAGCGGCGTGCCTTTTGAAGTGGTCCGCAGCACATACCGGGCGGACCGCTATAAATTCATCACGGAAATTCAACGTTAA
- a CDS encoding DNA-3-methyladenine glycosylase 2 — protein sequence MATQKELLIELPEIFDFSINLAYMQRNPKECMYAVKEGTIMRALDVGGVRTLFQITCPDNRFLHVHFLTGIKPENKNAIAAFIRNWFDLDNDPTLFYEMAQKDPLLKQTVSDFYGLRNIGFPDLFEALCWGILGQQINLGYAYTLKRQFVEKFGESVEYNGQAYWIFPSYEEIAKLQPADLSDIKMTMKKSEYIIGVAQLMANGALSKEKLMALGDFKQIEKELIKIRGIGPWTANYVLMRCLRFPTAFPIDDVGLINALKLQMALDRKPTKQEILNAAVSWKDWEAYATFYLWRLLY from the coding sequence TTGGCTACTCAAAAAGAATTGCTGATCGAGCTGCCGGAGATATTCGATTTCAGCATCAATTTAGCTTATATGCAGCGCAATCCGAAAGAGTGCATGTATGCGGTTAAAGAAGGAACGATTATGCGGGCGCTTGATGTTGGCGGAGTACGTACCCTGTTCCAGATCACTTGCCCCGATAACCGGTTTTTACACGTTCATTTTCTGACTGGCATTAAACCTGAAAACAAGAATGCCATTGCCGCTTTTATCCGCAACTGGTTCGACCTTGATAACGACCCCACTCTTTTTTACGAAATGGCGCAAAAAGATCCTTTATTAAAACAGACCGTCAGTGATTTCTATGGCTTGCGCAATATTGGGTTCCCTGATTTGTTCGAAGCGCTGTGCTGGGGAATCTTGGGCCAGCAAATCAATTTGGGTTATGCTTATACGCTGAAACGCCAATTCGTTGAGAAGTTCGGGGAATCGGTTGAATACAACGGGCAAGCTTATTGGATCTTCCCTTCGTATGAAGAGATTGCTAAACTGCAGCCTGCCGATTTATCCGATATCAAAATGACGATGAAGAAAAGCGAGTACATCATCGGCGTGGCTCAATTGATGGCAAACGGCGCGCTGTCGAAAGAAAAATTGATGGCATTAGGCGATTTCAAACAGATTGAAAAAGAATTGATCAAAATCCGCGGCATCGGCCCTTGGACCGCCAATTATGTTCTGATGCGCTGTCTCCGCTTTCCGACTGCGTTTCCCATCGATGATGTCGGGCTGATCAATGCCCTCAAATTGCAGATGGCACTTGACCGCAAACCGACGAAACAGGAAATTCTGAACGCTGCTGTTTCTTGGAAAGATTGGGAAGCTTACGCGACTTTTTATCTGTGGCGGCTCCTGTATTAA
- the nagA gene encoding N-acetylglucosamine-6-phosphate deacetylase yields MKKTILISNITIADSVEKSFIGDILLEDGKITEAASSLSKNADIHIDASGKNWTVVPGFIDVHIHGAAGFDVMDATKEALSGMASALPREGTTCFLATTMTQSKEAISKALQNASFFQAEETQAEMVGIHLEGPFISEKQPGAQPVEHITPPSEALFQKWQKLSGNRIKLVTMAPETESGIHFIEQVTADGVLVSIGHSDGTWQEMQQALQAGASHVTHLYNQMSPFHHRDPGVVGTALTEDRLSVEIIADFIHSHPKSVELAFRQKGAERLILITDAMRAKGLEPGIYDLAGQDVLVTETDARLQSGALAGSILTMDTALRNVQSCTGCSISELVAMTSANAAKELGLSNKGSIRAGKDADLVILDESLNVQMTICRGTIAYIKEGHHEYRNS; encoded by the coding sequence ATGAAGAAAACCATTTTAATTTCCAATATTACCATTGCCGATTCGGTGGAAAAAAGCTTTATCGGAGACATTTTGCTGGAAGATGGGAAAATCACCGAAGCAGCCTCGTCGCTTTCAAAAAATGCTGATATCCATATAGATGCATCCGGCAAGAACTGGACAGTAGTCCCAGGGTTTATTGATGTGCATATCCACGGGGCTGCGGGATTTGATGTGATGGATGCGACAAAAGAAGCACTCAGTGGCATGGCCAGTGCATTGCCGCGAGAAGGTACGACGTGCTTTTTAGCGACAACGATGACACAATCAAAGGAGGCAATCTCAAAAGCATTGCAAAACGCCAGCTTTTTTCAAGCGGAAGAAACGCAGGCAGAAATGGTGGGCATTCATCTGGAAGGGCCTTTTATTTCAGAGAAACAACCCGGTGCACAGCCGGTTGAACATATTACACCACCTTCTGAAGCGCTTTTTCAGAAATGGCAGAAGTTGAGCGGAAACCGCATTAAACTGGTGACGATGGCTCCGGAAACGGAAAGTGGCATCCATTTTATTGAACAAGTGACAGCAGATGGCGTGCTGGTGTCTATCGGACATTCAGATGGCACTTGGCAGGAGATGCAGCAGGCGCTTCAAGCAGGAGCAAGCCATGTAACACATCTCTACAATCAAATGAGCCCGTTTCATCACCGGGACCCGGGAGTCGTTGGAACAGCTCTGACAGAGGATCGCTTATCAGTGGAAATCATTGCTGATTTTATCCATAGCCATCCGAAGTCAGTTGAGCTGGCTTTTCGGCAGAAAGGGGCAGAACGCCTCATTTTAATCACCGATGCGATGCGGGCAAAAGGGCTTGAACCCGGTATATATGATTTGGCAGGGCAAGACGTTCTGGTAACCGAAACCGATGCCCGCCTCCAAAGCGGAGCTTTGGCCGGAAGCATTTTAACGATGGACACAGCATTGAGGAACGTCCAGTCGTGCACGGGCTGTTCGATTTCTGAACTCGTGGCGATGACATCTGCGAATGCGGCAAAAGAGCTGGGCTTATCCAATAAAGGCAGCATCAGAGCAGGGAAAGATGCGGATCTTGTCATTTTAGATGAAAGTCTGAATGTCCAAATGACTATTTGCCGGGGAACGATTGCATACATCAAGGAGGGACATCATGAATATAGAAATAGTTGA
- the nagE gene encoding N-acetylglucosamine-specific PTS transporter subunit IIBC encodes MFSFLQKIGKSLMFPIATLPAAALLLRFGQDDLLGIPFLSAAGAGIIDNLAIIFAIGIAFGLAHDSNGGAALAGAIAYLVLTSAIATINESINMGVFAGILSGIVGGLLYNKFYNVKFPAWLAFFGGRRFVPIITAATMTVLAGILGYAWPPVQEMIDGAGDWILNAGMFGVGAYGFFNRLLLPTGLHHIINTIVWFDFGTFTDATGEVVRGEINRFLKGDPTAGPFLSGFFPIMMFGLPAACLAMYAAAKKERKAIIGGMLFSIGFTSFLTGITEPIEFSFMFLSPLLYVVHALLTGVSMMIAYALDVHHGFGFSAGAIDFILNYGLAQNPLVLLVMGLGTGVIYFAIFYFLIVKLDLKTPGREDEDAEDGNADTGNKGIDIRAYHTIEALGGNDNIAAVDYCTTRLRLTVKDADKVSEKDLKRHGAMGLMKINKTNVQVVIGTAVEFLADAMKNRLANGNPTPESLDVPAEELSTEAELVKEIRAEDFGMPIDGKIIPLSEVPDEVFAKEMMGPGFGIIPSGNTLYSPVDGQVVTVFPTKHAIGIVTDTGVEILIHVGLDTVKLNGEGFETLVEQGQLVQRGDALLKLNLTYLGGNASSVVTPVIFTNLTGQELEVLKTGSQKQGTVSILKIQ; translated from the coding sequence ATGTTCAGTTTTCTGCAGAAAATAGGGAAATCATTGATGTTCCCAATCGCTACCTTGCCGGCAGCGGCACTGCTTTTGCGCTTTGGCCAGGACGACTTGCTCGGCATCCCGTTCTTATCAGCAGCGGGAGCGGGAATCATTGATAATTTAGCCATCATTTTTGCCATCGGGATCGCTTTCGGGCTTGCCCATGACAGCAACGGTGGAGCGGCGCTCGCAGGTGCCATTGCGTACCTGGTATTGACGTCCGCGATTGCAACAATCAATGAATCGATCAATATGGGCGTATTTGCCGGGATTCTCTCGGGGATTGTCGGAGGGCTATTATACAATAAATTCTATAATGTGAAATTCCCCGCGTGGCTGGCATTCTTTGGAGGCCGGCGCTTTGTCCCAATCATAACGGCGGCGACAATGACTGTGTTGGCAGGAATTTTAGGTTATGCATGGCCGCCGGTCCAGGAAATGATTGACGGCGCTGGCGACTGGATTTTAAACGCCGGCATGTTCGGAGTCGGGGCTTATGGCTTCTTCAACCGTCTGCTTTTGCCGACCGGCTTGCACCACATCATCAATACAATTGTCTGGTTTGATTTTGGAACATTTACAGATGCCACTGGAGAAGTGGTGCGCGGTGAGATCAACCGTTTCTTAAAAGGAGACCCGACAGCGGGGCCGTTCCTTTCCGGCTTCTTCCCAATCATGATGTTCGGGCTGCCAGCAGCTTGTCTGGCGATGTATGCAGCGGCTAAAAAAGAACGCAAAGCAATCATCGGCGGGATGCTGTTCAGTATCGGTTTTACTTCTTTCCTGACAGGGATCACTGAACCGATCGAGTTTTCGTTCATGTTCTTATCGCCATTATTATATGTAGTCCATGCTTTATTGACAGGCGTTTCGATGATGATCGCGTATGCGCTGGATGTCCATCACGGTTTCGGATTCTCAGCGGGAGCCATCGACTTTATACTGAACTACGGACTGGCACAGAACCCGCTTGTTTTATTAGTGATGGGGCTCGGAACCGGCGTTATTTACTTTGCGATTTTCTACTTCCTGATTGTGAAACTGGATTTGAAAACGCCTGGGCGTGAAGACGAAGACGCTGAAGACGGCAATGCGGATACAGGCAATAAAGGAATCGATATCAGAGCGTACCACACGATTGAAGCACTAGGCGGCAACGACAATATCGCGGCAGTCGACTACTGTACAACACGACTGCGCCTGACTGTAAAAGATGCGGATAAAGTAAGTGAAAAAGACTTGAAGCGCCACGGAGCAATGGGGCTGATGAAGATCAATAAAACGAATGTCCAAGTGGTCATCGGTACAGCAGTTGAGTTCTTGGCGGATGCTATGAAGAACCGTTTGGCGAATGGCAACCCGACACCTGAAAGCTTGGACGTACCGGCTGAAGAACTGTCAACGGAGGCGGAGCTGGTCAAAGAAATCCGCGCAGAAGATTTTGGCATGCCGATTGATGGAAAAATCATTCCATTGAGTGAAGTGCCGGATGAAGTATTTGCGAAAGAAATGATGGGGCCAGGGTTTGGCATAATTCCTTCAGGCAATACCCTTTATTCACCGGTGGACGGACAGGTTGTCACTGTATTCCCGACCAAACATGCCATTGGCATTGTGACGGACACAGGAGTCGAAATCTTGATCCATGTGGGTCTGGATACGGTGAAACTGAACGGCGAAGGCTTTGAGACATTGGTGGAACAAGGTCAGCTTGTCCAGCGCGGCGATGCGTTGCTGAAACTGAATCTTACCTACCTTGGGGGAAATGCATCTTCTGTTGTAACTCCAGTCATTTTTACAAACTTAACAGGCCAGGAACTTGAAGTGTTGAAAACAGGTTCACAAAAGCAAGGTACGGTATCCATCTTAAAAATTCAATAA
- a CDS encoding SIS domain-containing protein produces the protein MLNSYFEKVRERLALVEEQEKAVMMEAAGKVAAAIQHGGIIQLFGCGHSHILAEEVFYRAGGLVPVKPVFIEPLMLHEGAVRSSQLERSSDYAEDLLEQQDFRPEDVVFVMSTSGRNPVPIDFALAARDKGAFVIGLTSLEYANSQPSRHQSGKHLHDAADLVIDNHSVTGDAVLKAENVKVPFGPTSTVVGSVILNAIFAEAIQQMADNHFEPPIFLSGNIDGTDDHNNRLIEKYRERIAALS, from the coding sequence ATGCTGAATTCGTATTTTGAGAAGGTACGGGAAAGGCTCGCGCTTGTTGAAGAACAGGAAAAAGCGGTGATGATGGAAGCTGCGGGGAAAGTGGCAGCTGCTATTCAACACGGCGGCATCATACAGCTGTTCGGCTGCGGCCATTCCCATATCCTGGCCGAGGAAGTTTTCTACCGGGCAGGCGGGCTTGTACCGGTCAAACCGGTTTTCATCGAACCGCTGATGCTCCATGAAGGAGCCGTCCGCTCATCTCAATTGGAGCGGAGCAGCGACTACGCAGAAGACCTGCTCGAACAACAGGATTTCCGGCCGGAAGATGTGGTCTTTGTGATGTCCACTTCCGGGCGTAATCCCGTACCGATCGATTTTGCGCTGGCGGCCCGTGACAAAGGCGCCTTTGTCATCGGGCTCACATCACTCGAATACGCAAACAGCCAGCCTTCAAGGCACCAAAGCGGCAAGCATTTGCATGACGCGGCAGACCTCGTTATTGATAATCATTCAGTAACAGGCGACGCTGTCCTCAAAGCGGAAAATGTCAAAGTGCCTTTTGGTCCGACTTCGACCGTAGTGGGGAGTGTCATCTTAAACGCCATCTTTGCTGAAGCCATCCAGCAAATGGCCGACAACCATTTCGAGCCGCCCATTTTCCTCAGCGGCAATATCGACGGCACCGACGATCACAACAACCGGCTGATTGAAAAATACCGGGAACGGATTGCGGCATTGTCTTAA
- the nagB gene encoding glucosamine-6-phosphate deaminase, translating into MNIEIVENYDEMSKLAAEIVEKQVVKNPRSILGLATGSTPMGLYSNMIEGFKNRGISYKQVRTINLDEYLGLNRNHPNSYHSFMHENLFKHLDIQMRNTYLPEGQAASVDEECMRYEALLDRIGPVHLQILGMGTNGHIGFNEPGTPEDSLTHCIELDESTRNSNARFFDSLDEVPTHAITMGIESILKSDKILLLVSGKEKAQAVKMLMEEPISEDFPASFLWKHEDVTFIVDQDAYHLVETERQ; encoded by the coding sequence ATGAATATAGAAATAGTTGAAAATTACGATGAAATGAGCAAGCTCGCTGCTGAAATAGTGGAAAAGCAGGTCGTGAAAAATCCACGTTCAATTTTAGGACTGGCTACCGGTTCCACACCGATGGGGCTTTATAGCAATATGATAGAGGGATTCAAGAACCGCGGAATCTCGTACAAGCAAGTGCGAACCATCAATTTGGACGAATACCTGGGGCTGAACCGCAATCATCCTAACAGCTACCACAGCTTCATGCATGAAAATTTATTCAAGCACTTGGATATTCAGATGCGCAATACATATTTGCCGGAAGGGCAGGCTGCTTCTGTAGATGAAGAATGCATGCGCTACGAAGCGCTCCTCGACCGGATAGGGCCTGTGCATCTGCAGATTCTCGGCATGGGAACAAACGGCCATATCGGCTTTAACGAACCGGGGACTCCTGAAGACAGCCTGACGCATTGCATCGAACTGGATGAATCGACCCGAAACAGCAATGCACGCTTTTTTGATTCATTGGATGAAGTGCCAACCCATGCCATCACGATGGGAATAGAATCTATTTTGAAAAGCGATAAAATCCTTTTGCTGGTATCCGGAAAGGAAAAAGCACAAGCTGTAAAAATGTTGATGGAAGAGCCGATAAGTGAAGATTTTCCAGCCTCGTTTTTGTGGAAACACGAAGACGTAACGTTTATTGTTGACCAGGATGCTTATCATCTGGTAGAAACAGAAAGGCAGTGA